The DNA window GGAATGCCATCCAATACAAACTCTGAACACATCCATCAAGAAGAGCACAGCCACTGAGCCAATCCACAAATGCGGGCCAGTACAAAAAAATTCTCTAGCCTATCGAGACATATTGGCAAAAAAGGATTAGGGATGAGCGCGAACCTATCAACAACATTCTTACGAAACAAGGCCATCAAAAATCTTTTCATTTCCTTATCTTTCATCTTTACAACATCAATCTTGTGGCCATCATTCGCGAATAGCGATGACGGGCACTCAGCAAGCCATGGAGTCAAGGTTGAGGTGTTAGCAAACTCCACTAAAATGTGGAATGGCAGCGTGCTACCCAGCTATCCCAAGGGACAGCCCAATATCAAAATACTTCGGATCCAAGTGCCAAGTGGCGTGACATTACCTTGGCACTACCATCCTGTGATCAATGCCGCCGTCATTCTCCAGGGAACACTAGAACTCAAATTAAAAGATGGCACCAGAAAGACTTACCAACAAGGCGATGCTCTCATAGAAGTTGTCAACACGATTCACGAAGGTAAAGCATTAGGAGCAACCGATGTAGATCTGATTGTATTTTATGCGGGAGAGAAAGATGTGCCAACCACAGTTCTCATCGATCCCCAGAACAATCAGTAGCAGGGTGAGCCTGCCTCCGCATCCATAAAATGCTGACGATGCAAAGTGAAAAAGAAGCACTCGCCTACAATATAAACATCAAGTGAAGAAGCCTATTGAATGGCTTCAGCTGATGGCAAAGCTTGCTCATTCACTACACTCCTTCTCATCCGCTTTCAAATGTTCGAGCAAATAGGAGTACCAGTTACCATACGCAACAGCATCCTCCTTCGTGATTTCATTGGCCTCTATTGCTGCAAGTAGTCGATATGCAGCTGCTCGTTGTTTTTGATCCAATGCCCATTACCCCCTGATAATCGAAAGGGAGTGAAGCAAAGTTCGTGCAGGCATCTCAGATACGAACTTCGAGAAAGAGATC is part of the Synechococcus sp. WH 8016 genome and encodes:
- a CDS encoding cupin domain-containing protein, whose protein sequence is MRASTKKFSSLSRHIGKKGLGMSANLSTTFLRNKAIKNLFISLSFIFTTSILWPSFANSDDGHSASHGVKVEVLANSTKMWNGSVLPSYPKGQPNIKILRIQVPSGVTLPWHYHPVINAAVILQGTLELKLKDGTRKTYQQGDALIEVVNTIHEGKALGATDVDLIVFYAGEKDVPTTVLIDPQNNQ